Part of the Oreochromis aureus strain Israel breed Guangdong linkage group 20, ZZ_aureus, whole genome shotgun sequence genome, CACAGAACCATGAAGAGACCCAAGAAGCTCAACCAACTGAGCTGCTTCAGTTCtataagagaaaagaaagaccgATGAAATACTGGTGAACACATAAAAAGCCTCAGAGCGCAGATCAGGACCTGACCAGCTGCTGGTCTGCAGGTCAACAGGAAATCAGGGTACATCACTTCCTTTATTCAACAGAGGTGTGAGCACATTAGGTGTCAGTATGTTCCCATGAAAGGATCATGGCTGGCCTCTTTCTCCTTCCTTCTCTTTGTTATCTATTAAAAAGATAAGTAGataattacatttctttgaTGTTGATGGTTACATGAATAGCTGTTCATGCGTTTTGCATGTGGCCACAGGTTTCCAGCTAAACTATAAGGGTACTCAAACTTAACAGACATGTTTACTTCCTATTTTGAAATGCGAATCTCCAACCACTCTTTGGAACTGTTGATTGTCATACCCATGTGACAGCATGGAAAGTGACACACCTCTGGCAGCAGCCAGCATCATACTGGGTACTAGGACACAGCCAGAAGCTCTGCACATAGGCTGTGAGTCAGCCATGAATCCATTAGCCCATCCACACGCTCCACAGTCTGTATGTAATCTGAGATCATTGTTATTTCAGCATGAGCTAATATACTGGAACAGGCAACCTCTCTTCTTAACAGTTCTGAGTGGACTGAGTGCAGGTCATTACACAGATGACACACCAACCTGGAACGGTCAGCTTCTCCACAATGAACTCCACCCATGATGAGACAGCAGCCAGCGTGTACTCCACACTGTGGTTGAGCAGGAATGAGTCCAACGACAGGCTGCGAGGGTTGATGATGGCTGTTACCAGATACTCGGAGTAATGGAAGAACGACAGGGAACACATGTACCTGCAGAGAGACATGATTACTTCACGTTCAACTGTAGCCGGCCTATATTAGACAAAAACACATCCTGATGTCAACGTATACAATTTATGTCGAATTTAACCAAGAAAGTGTGACATATATATAGTTTTACACAACATAACAAAAGTACATACCAGCCAAAATGTGTCCAAGTGGTTTCAGAGAAGCTTATAATTAAACCACAGCCAAAGGTCACTCCCAAAAAGCAGGCTCTCACAGCAACCTAGAACGAGGACATGCTGTTAACCCAGGGCAGGCTGTGCTGCTGCATTTGTGCTCCAAGTCTGCTTATTTTTTCAGATATTTCTCTTTGCCCACTCTGCACTCACTTTTTCACTGTCCAGGTATTTAAAACTCATCCTTCACTATTACACCCGTCTGCTCCTCATTCACAAACATGTGTTTTGTCTTGCTTCTACCGACTTTAATTCTTCTCCTATCCAGAGCATATCTCCACCTCTGTCATATCTCCAAACTCTGTCCCACCTGCTCcgtactctcactacagatcacaatgtcatctgcaaatatCAAAGTCCAaggagactcctgcctgactTCATCTTCAACCTGTGAACAAGCTGGGGGTCAAGGCAAATCCCAGCCCCACCTGTGGCTCAGATGGGGTCATGTACAGATCGATAGTTTGTTTtccagctcctccagtctgAATGTCAAATGATCCTTGGGCAAGTTGCCCCCTGTGCATCTGCAATgcagagtgtgagtgtgtgtgaatgacagaCAAGGCACTCATTGATAGGAAAACCGCTTGAATAAATGTGTGTATTATTGGATGAATTCGTCGTGTAGTAAAAAGTGGTTTGAGTGCACAGCATACAAGTACCAGACCATGTATCCCCCCGAACTCATTCCAGCTGCACACCTCACACACTTCTATGTCACTCCTGACTTTACTCATACAGTACCACAGTGTGTCTCAGAGCATCCTAAGATATGCTTTGTCTACATCCAGAAAGGCAGTAACTTATCTATACGTCTCCAATGCAAACATACAATCTGTAGGGGTCTTCTCAGTCTTAGTTCAAAAACTCTTTCCCATAGCTTCTTGGTAGAGTTTTCTCGCTCAGTTGTTACTACTGTGCTGCATATGACCCTTGTTCTTGAGAAGCAGTACCAGTATCCTCCTCCTCTATTTCTCAGGCATTGCATTAAACAATGTGTTTGCAAAGTCCACTGTCCTGCTCTCTCAGAGAGACCAAGACAATCCCATAACTCCACAGGTATGTCATGTGGACCAAGCGCCTTTCCACTTTTCATTCTATTTATAGCTGCCCTCACATACTCCTTGCTAATCCTATGCGCTTCCTAATCCTGTAACTGTCCTCCTTTCTCTCATTTTGTAATATATCACTGCCTCTTTCTCCATTCATCAACTCAAGGAATGCTGTATAAGTAAATTATATTAGATACAAACCAACACAGGACTAAATGAGCAGATTTCTGAATGGACTTCTGTATTACTTTCTTTTCACAGCACATAAAGTAACTGTTAGTACCAGTTATCGAGTTTAGGCATTTCAACTGTCTAAAATCAGCAAGTTCCTAAGCTTAATAGACTTCTATGTTTAGCACATCAATACCAACAGCCTCTCTCTTCTTTTGCTAATGAGATTAACTCAGTGTTAGCTGTTAACTTACTGTCAGGTAGCTACTGTTAGCTAGCTAGGCGACCCAGTTTGATAACATTAGCAGCAAGATTTAGCATTTAATATTAAATGGCGTAAAACTAGATTGCTATATTAACTGCAGGATGCCAAAAAACTGAGGTCACAAAAAATACGACTTCAGCATAAGATTCAGCACAAAAGCAGGAAGTTGGTAACCTTATGACAGCACCTACCTTGTACAGAGGTCCCTTGTATATCAGAAGTAAGAGGCCGTTAATAAGGGCAATATGAGAAGAAATCGCAATTTTCCCGGGAGTCTCGGTCAGATAATCAAAGACCCAGTCGTGACGTCCAAACCAGGTTCTGATCAGAGGGATTACAACCACGCTAAGCCCTAAAATAAAGCCATTTATACTTACTCTAGCCTCTAATACCAACTTACTGCCTGCCATGATGGAAATACTGTACGGTGGTAAAACGAGATATCGCGAGAACTAAATGACAATCTCGTGAGGTCATATGACTGCCTTTGTATTTTATCAGCTGCCAGTACAGAGGACCAGCAGAGTCATGCGGATCAAATAAACAATtttgtgctttaataatgaattgtgcaataaaatatgcgttaatatatgcatttttaaatgattttattatttaataattaaattgaaaatgaaagcactatttataaattaatatttcaaaattgattaaatatttcaaaatgaaaataaaattcacAAACAAAGAATTAAACACTCAATAAAACCTCTTTTCAAAAACGATTTTCGAATTCCAAATTAAAATATAGATTTAATCCGGTACGTCCAACCTGCAGGGCGTTTTTAGCATTCTGATGTTTCGCATGTTTCTTACAGTTTGAAGCAGATCCAACTATAAGAatcagcactgagccctgttgcATTTCTACACAGTGTTAAAGTGATgactgcaacctacagcctttaaaatcATGATTAAAATGCTGTCTGTAAACACATCAATCCAGATGCTACCCCTTTACTTCCTGATACTTAGAGTATCAGAAACTAAGACAGAGTGATTACAATGATAGCTGTCATTTGTTACTTCTTATATAGGAGCTATATGTGATTTTcctttttgggggggttaatGGAACCCCATTAACCCCCAGTGTTTGGAATGCAAACACTGTATTTGCGCAGAGCTGTTGGGCATTcatcattaaaaacaatcaaCCAACCTCATGTGCTGGTGACAGGAATAGATATGCTGTGCAGGAGCACGGAGGAAATTGTCAAACAGGAAGCTCATACAATGATACTACAGTCTGAGTTgaaacaattcaattcagttttatttatacagcgccaaatcacaatgCGCCTCaatgcgctttatattgtaagcagaccctacaataatacaacagaaaaaatcccaacaatcatatggccctccctatgagcaagcactttggcgacagtgggaaggaaaaactcccttttaacaggaagaaacctccagcagaaccaggctcagggaggggcggggccatctgctgcaactggttggggtgagagaaggaaaacaggataaagacatgctgtggaagagagacagagattaataacagatatgattcgatgcagagaggtctattaacacatagtgagtgaagaagaaacacccagtgcatcatgggaatcccccagcagcaaTTATAtcctgtgttggtacagggcattgaagatgataacagtgggtggattatattcttaaacttagttacagcactttcagaaagacatctactgtgataaagtctactctccactgctgtgtaatcaattattgtaaatgtaaatgttatcaggaaatgatcagacagcagagggtttttaggaaacactgttaaatgttcagtttctatgccatatgttaaaacaagatctagagtgtgattaaagtggtgggtgggttcttttacattttgagagaagccaattgagtctaataacagattaaatgccatgttgagtcTGTCATTTTTATAATCTacatgatgttaaaatcacccacaataattatttgtaTTGGTACAAACAGTACAGAAGGGAGAAGATCATTTCCTCCATAGACTCCGGAGAAGAGAGAGTCTGCTTGTAGCCTTTGGTCAAATCCAGTGTCATGAAAAAACGGGCAGCGCCTAACTGGTCCAGGAGCTCGTCAACCTGTGAGACTTGGTTCACCTTGTGGCAGACAACACATAACCTTATACACTCAACTGTCTTCACCACAACAACTACAGGGCTATACAGTGAGCAGTGGACTCTTCTATTACAATTTTAGCATTTCCCCCAGTTTCTTttgaacagtttgttttttggtaaCCGACAGGACCGGGAAGGCACCGTCATGCCAGGGCGTGTTACAAATACTCTATGCTCTATGCAGCGGGGAGACAGGGTCTAACCAGCCATCACAACTGTGTTCAATCATGAATGAACTTACAAATCATGGATTTTAACATCTTACTCAGCCGCTCCACCAACCCGTCAGTCTGAGGGTGGTAGATGCTGGTCCAAATTTAATGCCCAGTAATTTAAGCGCCTTGAGGCcactgatgttgtgatttggcgctatataaataaaattgaattgaattgaattaattccTTTAGTTTGCGAGACATGAACAAAGTGTCCCAGTCAGTCAGGATCTCTTTCGGGATACCGACTTGGTAGAGGACCTGAAACAGTGCCTGTGCCACACACTTTGTGGAAATGGTGTGCATCGGCAGTGCTTCGGGATATTGTGTTGCAGTTTTCACTAGAACTACTACAAAATGATATCCCTGTGCACTCCAGAGGAATGTTCCAATGACGCCTATGCCAACACGCTCAAACGGGATCTGCTCATCACAAATACCTTCTGGAATATCGGCCTTAATCTGGTGTTCCCACATTTCATCCAGGACACATCCTGAGTGCAGTCAGACGCTGCAGGATTGAATATAACATCATTATGTAAAAGTCCAGAGCCGCTGTGCTTTATCTGATAATGATGTGGAGTACTTGTCACATCACACAAACAAAGGTGGCGAAGTCCTTACAAAGTTCTGGATTTGGTGAGAGAAGAAGACATTCCTCTGAAAGTGCTGCTGGTGAAGAGTATGAGTCCTACTCATCCTACAGAttagcttcagtcttcctgatGTTTCTGACATGAAGTCGCTCTCAGTGGGCCAACAGAACAACAGGACGGCTGTGATGAAACAAAGGGAGGAAGCTTCTGCAAACCTCTGAACCCAGGAAACCCAGTTTGGTCCTGATGCCATGAAACTGAACacctcattgccagttatcagTCACTTCAGCACAAAgagcaaaactagaaaaaaaaactaagaagtgTTGATTTTGTTCAGTCTGCTCTTACTCCACACAGTGATGACCCAGGAAATGATGGAGTGGATGTGAGTTACTGGCCTCAATTCAAAAGGGTTCATACTATGATACTCAGGAGTGTTGCACTGGCCGCTGCGCTCTGCTTCTACGTCATTTTTTGCAGCCGCTCTACGTGTTCCTGTCATTTTCAACTGTATCTCTCTGACTTTGTGTCCTCTGCGAGAATTTGCGTTGTATTATgttcaaatgtttaataaaaacatgtacTGCTCCTTTATaaagaagaaagctttgtaactatCCTGACTAATGAAGAATGTGTCATTGAGGGATCTAAAGCCCGTGTAGCCCTGTGCATTAGTACCTACTTGGCTCGACTATACAGTACATCGAAGCAAGAATATACCTGCTGCTCGGTCTGTGGCTTAGTTAGTGTTaaccctgtttttgttttgagagCAACTAAGTTTTGTACACAGTGTTTTGTAAGCAGCTTTGTCCATTGAAGCAGAAGGGGAAAACTCGTAACTTACTCCTGTACAGTCGTCTCTCGTTGATTAAACTAAGGAGTTAGGGGTAGCACtatttttgtttcatgttgGACTTAGGTAGCACTTTTTTTTAGaatagcttgttttgtttttcattttgaccgTGGTCAACACTGGAGTTTAGGTTTTGGTGTTATTTGAGCAGCAATAAACATCCCTTTGAATTCTGATTTTGCAACTGGCCTTCTGGTTTTGGGGCAGAGACGCCCTGTTAAACCTGTATGCTGTGCTACCGTACTCCGAGACTAGGCCTAACAATTTACTCGTGATTATCtacattattgtagggtctatgttacaatataaagcaccttgaggcgactgttgttgtgatttggtgccgtataaataacactgaatagAATATATTTTTTCTCATGTACAACTTTTGACATAAATACACTTCCATAAACTGCGTCTCCTGTTAACAATGAGTTAAGCTGACCAAGTGTGTGATTTCTCACAGATTAACGTCTATGATAAATTACTTGGTTGACTGAAAGTAATACATTTAAACATCTGTTTAATCCAACCTGTAGATATTGACACTTAATGTCACACACTGCTCAAGTCTTTCACTTAagctgattttttaaattaatatataCTTGGAGAGACACACCCAAGACAacgactacacacacacacacaatttatCCAATATGACTCTggaatttaaatataaaatattttaaatgatttcaaCTTCAATCCACGTGTCAAAGATATGCAGCAGTAACATTAGTCCATTTGATGTTGCAATTTTCCAATAATACGGTTTTAAGTGTAGTGAGTTGTAACTCACTAATAGAATGATTTGAATAAAATTCTTCCACTACTTGACAACCAATATTTTTGGTAACAACATCAATATTTACTTAACTATACatagaaatattttaattcTTCAGCCTGGAAGGAATGTAGAGTGCAGACAGGCAGCACAGATGATTTGTTATGTATGTTAGGTATCATTTGATCTGATCTGAATTATTCTTGTGAAACTGTTAAATAGtggaggaaggtgtgtgtgtgtgttgggggcaATCTCTGCTTTCTATAAATGTAATTCTAAAGTAATGCTAATACTAATTATTTTCATTGGTGTATATTGCTTCGAGCATTGCTGGAAATACAAATGAAACTCAGGTCATGAGAATATTTCATCAATTCAATTatcttaaaaaatgaaaaagattttatttatcCATATCAGATTTACATTTCATCACATGGAAAGAAAGccaatttatttacagttacattcaaaacatcaaacatcaagaacaagtttaaaaaaaaaagaagatctaCTCTGATTTGTTTTCAGCAGAGGAACAGACTTGTTCCTGGGATGGTCACTGAAGACAGGCATAGAAATTTGACTCAAGTTAGTTTGAACTATAATAACCTGAATTCAATACGGAATTCTGGACTATTCATTTAGCATTCACTTGCATTCTATCTTCTTTGGCTGCTTGAGAAAAAACTGGAAATCTTGCTTTGGGACCTCAAAGGAGACAACAGcgaagctgaaaaacaaagaaaacaacaggaTGACACATGGAAACAagtttccaatttcattgtactgtTGTTCTCGGTAtaactgtgcaatgacaataaagagttatctgtATCTGTTATCTGTTAAGGCGctgacaaaaaccaaaaaataaaaaactaaatgagAACTGAATATTCAGCAAAGTTAAATGCCCACTCTGCCCTACAATATAAAGTACAGTGTAGTGTGAAGTGgcaccatataaataaaactgaatgaatgAGAATGATTAGTCACAAGGTAAAGCACACTTTTCTAAACCACAGGGATTTACCTTCCGGTTGTTCTTGCTGCTCCTCAATCATAACAGGAACATCAGGAGCAGAGACTGGCTGACCTATCAAGCCATCCAACATGTCTTTGTACTGCTTCTTGTGGTTAGGACGAATAAACATACCAAATCCTTAAGAAAAGGAACACAAGAAACTCTTTTCAAACTGCAAACATTTACAGGAAGATAGCAGAGAACATCTCATGATCTGGAAGAACACTTACTGACAAGAAGGCCGAAGTTCTCATCTCTCTCAGTGAATAAGCTCACTGCTGTGGTCACCAGTTTTTCATAGTTGTCTGTCTTTTTGTAGGTGTGAATAGCCTGAAAGAGCTGTGTCGATCTCTCTGCTCCAAGAGCTTTTTTCACATCAGTCAGAAAAGTAGTGTGGACTTCATTCTTTGATGCAGAACCTGATCAACATAGTTTTATGGTTAAACACCACTGACACACATTACATGGCACAAGTTTTTTGTATGGGTATGTATGAAGTAAACTTCATTACTGTTTGACAAAAATGCAGCATTATATGCAGAGAATAGGTGAAAACATCAGCTACTGGTGGACCgagcagtcagccgagactgcaagaccagactgaccaacctgtgcactgcctgcaTTGGTTACAAGAAGGCCGATGACTCgatgccccacacctggatcctggaatgccgagaactatacaagatcaacaggaccctaagagtcttcatcaggaactctgacaagactggctaccgACTACGGAAtagagcagttgtcagccacctcctgtacatggatgacatcaagctgtatgccaagagtgaacgagacattgattcactgatccacaccaccaggatctacagcaatgacatcagaatgtcattcggactgaagaagtaatggtaaatggactgattcttatatagcgcttttctactctcccagagtactcaaagcgctctatacaacatgccacattcacccaatcacacccacttatacaagcacttctaaagcCAAGTGCAACTAAtaagcattcacacacagtcacactccgatgaatgcatcggagggcaatttggggttaatatcttgcccaaggatatttgacatggagactgggggagccaggaatcgaaccaccaaccttccaatcagtagctgatctgctctaccgcctgagccacagccacccgaagtgtagtcggatgataacaaagagagggaaggtagtcagaactgagggatcgaactaccagaaggcaactttgctgacatagaggacagctgcaagtacctggggatcccacagacaaaatgggaaccatgaagaggccgctaggaaagctgcaaccaccaagtaacTGGAGAGGGTCAGGCaggtcctgaggagtcagctgaacagtaagaacaagatccgggctatcaacacctacaccctgcccatgatcaggtaccctgctgggataataagctggccaaagcaggagatagaagccactgacatcaagagaagaaagctcctgaccatgcatggagggtttcaccccaagtccagcaccctgaggctgtacgctaagcggaaggaaggaggccggggactggtgagtgtcagcaccacagtccaggatgaaaCAACGACCATCCACAATACATCatgaagatggccccaaccgactgtgtgctcagtgaatacctcaggcagcagaaacccaagaaagaggaggaaggcgaggaaccatcaggGAAGGACAGGGGCCTGTCCAGCAGATAGCggaggtggctgacatccagaaatcctaccagtgcctggactgaaagacagcacagaggcactaatcatgtcagcacaggaacaagctctgagcacaagatccatagaggctggggtctatcacaccaggcaagaccccaggtgcaggctgtgtaaagatgcccctgagacaatccagcacaaaacagcagggtgcaagatgctagcaggcaaggcatacatggaacaccataaccaagtggccggcatagtgtacagagGGGTCAGGgtcatctgtgccgagtatgggctggaatttgttttttatgttaaaGGGAATATTGTGCTATTCTTGCAAAATTCTTCCTTGACATTCTTTTCTTAATCCATGTATCTCACACACATTTCCAAGAGGAAAATGAAGAGCACTGAGTAAATATGTGTTTCATACCGTTCTGCAGCATTACAGTCTTCTTCTCATCCTTGGACA contains:
- the icmt gene encoding protein-S-isoprenylcysteine O-methyltransferase; the encoded protein is MAGSKLVLEARVSINGFILGLSVVVIPLIRTWFGRHDWVFDYLTETPGKIAISSHIALINGLLLLIYKGPLYKVAVRACFLGVTFGCGLIISFSETTWTHFGWYMCSLSFFHYSEYLVTAIINPRSLSLDSFLLNHSVEYTLAAVSSWVEFIVEKLTVPELKQLSWLSFLGLFMVLCGEGLRKAAMLTAGSNFNHIVQNEKAQSHVLVTSGVYAYFRHPSYVGWFYWSIGTQVMLCNPLCILAYTIASWRFFRERIEEEELSLIHFFAEDYVEYKKRVPTGLPFISGIRVN